From the genome of Apodemus sylvaticus chromosome 3, mApoSyl1.1, whole genome shotgun sequence, one region includes:
- the Mul1 gene encoding mitochondrial ubiquitin ligase activator of NFKB 1 yields MGDVPTVSGKHCAAAWGSPVISRRLVRLGVVMESGSRPSLGQVILLGTSSMVTAVLYSIYRQKAQVAQELKGAKKIHLGEDLKGILSEAPGKCVPYAVIEGAVRSVKETLNSQFVENCKGVIQRLSLQEHKMVWNRTTHLWNDYSKIIHQRTNTVPFDLVPHEDDGAVSVRVLKPLDSVDLGLETVYEKFHPSVQSFTDAIGHYISGERPKGIQETEEMLKVGATLTGIGELVLDNNSVRLQPPKQGMQYYLSSQDFDSLLHRQESSARLWKVLVLVFGFATCATLFFILRKQYLQRQERLRQQQLQEEFLEHEAHLLSQASPEDRESLKSACVVCLSSFKSCVFLECGHVCSCRQCYLALPEPKRCPICRREITRVIPLYNS; encoded by the exons ATGGGCGACGTGCCTACGGTTTCCGGGAAGCACTGCGCCGCTGCTTGGGGGTCGCCGGTGATTTCGAGGCGGCTGGTGCGGCTTGGGGTCGTCATGGAGAGCGGGTCGCGACCGTCGCTCGGCCAAGTCATCCTGCTGGGCACCAGTTCGATGGTCACCGCCGTACTGTACTCCATATACCGGCAGAAGGCCCAGGTCGCACAGGAACTCAAG GGAGCTAAGAAGATTCATTTGGGTGAAGATCTAAAGGGCATTCTTTCAGAAGCGCCAGGAAAGTGTGTGCCTTATGCTGTCATCGAAG GAGCCGTGCGGTCTGTTAAAGAAACGCTCAACAGCCAGTTTGTGGAAAACTGCAAGGGTGTGATCCAGCGGCTTTCGCTTCAGGAGCACAAGATGGTGTGGAACCGAACCACCCACCTCTG GAATGACTATTCCAAGATCATTCACCAGAGGACTAACACCGTGCCCTTTGACCTTGTGCCCCACGAGGACGATGGCGCTGTGTCCGTGCGAGTGCTGAAGCCCTTGGATTCTGTGGACCTGGGTCTAGAGACTGTGTATGAGAAGTTCCACCCCTCTGTACAGTCCTTCACTGATGCCATTGGCCACTACATCAGTGGCGAGCGGCCCAAAGGCATCCAGGAGACGGAGGAGATGCTGAAGGTCGGAGCCACCCTCACTGGCATCGGCGAACTGGTCCTGGACAACAACTCTGTCCGCCTGCAGCCCCCCAAGCAAGGCATGCAGTACTACCTGAGCAGCCAGGACTTCGACAGCCTGCTGCACAGGCAGGAGTCCAGTGCCCGCCTCTGGAAGGTTCTGGTCCTGGTGTTCGGCTTTGCCACCTGCGCCACCCTCTTCTTCATCCTGCGGAAGCAGTACCTCCAGAGACAGGAGCGCCTGCGCCAGCAGCAGCTCCAGGAAGAGTTCCTTGAACACGAGGCCCACCTGCTGAGCCAAGCCTCACCGGAGGACAGGGAGAGTCTGAAGAGCGCCTGCGTTGTTTGTCTGAGCAGCTTCAAGTCCTGCGTCTTCCTCGAGTGTGGGCACGTGTGTTCCTGCCGCCAGTGTTACCTTGCCTTGCCAGAGCCCAAGAGGTGCCCGATCTGTCGGCGGGAGATCACCAGGGTGATACCCCTGTATAACAGCTAG